A section of the Acidobacterium capsulatum ATCC 51196 genome encodes:
- a CDS encoding polysaccharide biosynthesis/export family protein, translated as MKLARLLIIPALLLAPVTLPAQQNSDAAQNTSQALPKEPVLQPNPLDVLRQFEGPADQEYRLGPGDQIAIDVPGHPELSQKLVLGPDGRITLPLAGNIDLGNKTREEAAAAIDTALSEYYNNIRATVSVEKYTSNRVLVIGAVDHPGLVQFDAQPTLLEALAKAGLPGAPRNSSNQVATLGTAPSAMASIPERCAVYRGRNEVVWVNLRKLLREGNSMADLRLRRGDVVFVPNPQDNFVSVLGEVQHPGAVQLSPDMTLANVLALAGGLNTQYGAAHRIEVLDPSTGKKTIIPFKDVLANKGNAAELTLKSGDVIFVPRSGFYKVTNTLNAFSPLTSLFTYSMLTYHP; from the coding sequence ATGAAACTCGCACGGTTACTCATCATCCCGGCCCTGCTGCTCGCGCCCGTTACGCTCCCGGCCCAGCAGAACAGCGACGCCGCACAGAACACCTCACAAGCACTTCCTAAAGAGCCGGTGCTGCAGCCAAACCCGCTCGACGTGCTGCGCCAGTTCGAGGGCCCGGCCGATCAGGAGTACCGTCTCGGCCCCGGAGACCAGATTGCCATCGATGTTCCGGGCCACCCTGAACTGAGCCAGAAACTCGTACTCGGCCCCGACGGACGCATCACGCTGCCCCTGGCCGGCAACATCGACCTGGGCAACAAGACCCGCGAAGAAGCCGCCGCCGCGATCGACACGGCGCTCTCGGAGTACTACAACAACATTCGCGCCACAGTCTCGGTGGAGAAGTACACCTCAAACCGCGTGCTGGTCATCGGCGCGGTCGATCACCCGGGTCTGGTGCAGTTTGACGCGCAGCCTACGCTGCTGGAGGCGCTCGCCAAGGCAGGATTGCCCGGCGCTCCGCGGAACTCAAGTAACCAGGTTGCGACACTCGGAACCGCACCCTCCGCGATGGCCTCGATCCCTGAGCGCTGCGCCGTTTACCGGGGCCGCAATGAGGTGGTCTGGGTCAATCTGCGCAAGCTGCTCCGCGAGGGCAACAGCATGGCTGACCTTCGCCTGCGCCGCGGCGATGTCGTCTTTGTGCCCAATCCACAGGACAATTTCGTCTCCGTGCTCGGCGAAGTGCAGCATCCGGGGGCGGTGCAGCTTTCGCCGGACATGACCCTGGCCAATGTGCTGGCGCTGGCCGGCGGACTCAACACCCAGTACGGAGCCGCCCATCGTATCGAAGTTCTCGACCCCTCCACCGGCAAGAAGACGATCATCCCCTTCAAGGACGTTCTGGCGAATAAAGGTAATGCCGCCGAGCTTACCTTGAAGTCCGGAGATGTGATTTTCGTACCCAGGAGCGGTTTCTATAAGGTAACTAACACTCTTAATGCATTCAGTCCCCTAACCTCGTTATTTACCTACAGCATGCTGACATATCATCCTTAA